A window of Sutcliffiella cohnii contains these coding sequences:
- a CDS encoding SET domain-containing protein, with protein sequence MIEVKTSSVSDGEFNRGVFATRDIKKGELIHEAPVLSYPNDQHQHIEKTNLADYAFEYGENHSAILLGYGMLFNHSYEPNANYEINFRNHTFEFYAFTNIKKGDEILINYNGDVDDKDPLWFNQD encoded by the coding sequence ATGATTGAAGTAAAAACATCTTCAGTTAGTGATGGGGAATTCAATAGAGGGGTATTTGCTACACGTGATATTAAAAAAGGAGAGCTTATACATGAAGCGCCTGTACTTTCTTATCCGAACGACCAGCATCAACATATCGAGAAAACAAATCTCGCTGATTACGCTTTTGAGTATGGGGAAAACCATTCAGCAATCCTTCTAGGATATGGAATGTTATTTAACCATTCTTATGAACCTAATGCAAATTATGAAATTAATTTTAGAAATCATACATTTGAATTCTATGCATTCACAAATATTAAAAAGGGCGATGAGATTCTAATCAATTATAATGGCGATGTCGATGACAAAGATCCGTTATGGTTTAATCAGGACTAA